A genome region from Leptospira saintgironsiae includes the following:
- a CDS encoding DUF1016 N-terminal domain-containing protein — protein MDKKDLTKLSNKIINLYERLGNDTALGKNAYVIQANRDLGKLLNQVEKGLSATERNKGSWIKILSTKLKKKLKRGFSERMLFYAKKFYEVYGESKVNPNLSWSYYRILSGIEDAKLRKTLETETIQNNWTLDDLVIRLRESGELYLGKTPRWERPTGRLNHYKIVKTISG, from the coding sequence ATGGACAAAAAAGACCTAACTAAACTCTCAAATAAAATCATTAACCTCTATGAGAGACTTGGTAACGACACTGCACTTGGAAAGAATGCTTACGTCATCCAAGCAAATCGAGATTTAGGCAAGTTACTTAACCAAGTAGAGAAAGGTTTAAGCGCAACTGAGAGAAACAAAGGAAGCTGGATCAAGATCCTCTCTACTAAGCTAAAAAAGAAACTCAAACGTGGTTTTTCTGAAAGAATGCTCTTTTACGCTAAGAAATTCTACGAAGTATATGGAGAATCTAAAGTTAATCCCAACCTCAGTTGGAGCTACTATCGAATACTTTCCGGAATAGAAGATGCTAAGCTTCGGAAAACTTTAGAAACTGAAACGATTCAAAATAACTGGACCTTGGATGACCTTGTAATCCGCCTAAGGGAATCCGGGGAGCTCTACCTAGGGAAAACGCCTAGATGGGAACGTCCAACTGGAAGGCTTAA